A single region of the Spirochaetota bacterium genome encodes:
- a CDS encoding transposase, whose translation MRREYETITQKERYVGEFRYKPVKCKKEYRVIVLKKIVNVTKGQQLLFEDCRYMFYITNIYDKSAKNLLHFIHGRCDHENKIKQLSNGIHALKMPAAEFKANWAYMVICSLAWNLKSWMGLLIPDCVQENKIINCEFKSFQNKLINIPCQILNTGRKIIYRFLNYNSIIKNLLSVFQAVKRLRFSST comes from the coding sequence GTGAGAAGGGAATACGAGACAATAACGCAGAAGGAGCGATATGTTGGGGAGTTTAGATATAAGCCGGTTAAATGCAAGAAAGAGTACAGGGTAATAGTGTTAAAGAAGATTGTTAATGTAACTAAAGGTCAGCAGTTATTATTTGAGGATTGCAGATATATGTTTTACATCACAAACATATATGATAAGTCAGCGAAAAATCTACTACATTTTATACATGGACGCTGCGATCATGAAAATAAGATTAAACAATTGTCCAATGGAATTCATGCGCTAAAAATGCCTGCGGCAGAATTTAAAGCGAACTGGGCATATATGGTAATTTGCTCTCTTGCCTGGAATTTGAAATCCTGGATGGGACTGCTAATTCCGGATTGTGTTCAAGAAAATAAAATAATCAATTGTGAATTTAAAAGTTTTCAAAACAAACTGATAAACATTCCATGCCAGATATTAAATACAGGGAGAAAAATAATATATCGTTTTCTTAACTATAATTCCATTATAAAAAATCTTCTCAGTGTTTTTCAAGCAGTAAAGAGGTTGAGATTTTCGTCTACATAA
- a CDS encoding transposase yields MRAPAKPLRIALGALIIKERSGFTDEETVEQIRENPYLQYFIGLSEYTDDYPFDPSMMVHFRKRLSGDILNGINELTIGNDKNNGDPQDNILDVDNDKIEDTEDKNKGKLILDATCAPSDIRYPTDLSLLNEAREKLELIIDVLHNPLKVKEKKPRTYRGKARVDYLKLAKKRKKTHKEIRKSKGKQ; encoded by the coding sequence ATGAGAGCCCCAGCCAAACCATTAAGGATTGCCCTCGGAGCATTGATAATAAAAGAGCGTAGTGGATTTACAGATGAGGAGACAGTAGAGCAGATACGAGAGAATCCATATTTACAGTATTTCATTGGATTAAGTGAGTATACAGATGATTATCCTTTCGATCCGTCAATGATGGTACACTTCAGAAAGCGTTTAAGCGGAGATATCCTGAATGGTATAAACGAATTAACAATAGGTAATGATAAGAATAATGGTGATCCACAAGATAATATTTTAGATGTTGATAATGATAAGATTGAGGATACTGAAGACAAGAATAAAGGCAAATTGATACTTGATGCCACATGCGCGCCATCAGATATAAGGTATCCGACGGATTTATCATTATTAAATGAGGCCAGGGAGAAACTTGAGCTAATAATAGATGTATTACATAATCCGCTTAAGGTTAAGGAGAAGAAGCCACGGACATACAGGGGAAAGGCAAGAGTAGATTACTTAAAGTTAGCGAAGAAGCGCAAAAAGACACATAAAGAGATAAGGAAATCAAAGGGTAAGCAATAA
- a CDS encoding lytic transglycosylase domain-containing protein — translation MKRIIISTTLATISFSALTCIDRKTLCWNLFNLFEDATYREEGLKKIIKYNPDEDTITLPTLNDKNFFESINDLSICRRKEVRTLLYIYLTKKRDHVKRAIRRSYLYIDIIKNEFDKYPSIPKDIMLLPLLESGFNPYAISRSRAVGLWQFIRPTSRRLGLKNDKWIDERRDIVKSTNAAIRHLRNLYWIFDSWELSLAAYNGGGGRVRRAINKTGINDFWKLKKTNTLKTETKEYVSRYAALMLIYKNQKLFGIHEEMKDIEKFDTESIVLKYPVNMRHVSKITGVPLATIRKLNPELIRNAIPPYYREYSFRVPTKTL, via the coding sequence ATGAAAAGAATAATCATTAGCACAACGCTGGCTACAATTAGTTTTTCAGCCTTGACTTGTATAGATAGGAAAACCCTCTGTTGGAATCTATTCAATCTATTTGAGGATGCAACTTATAGGGAAGAAGGACTAAAAAAAATAATAAAATATAACCCTGATGAAGATACAATAACTCTCCCCACATTAAACGATAAGAATTTTTTTGAATCCATAAATGACCTCTCAATATGCAGGAGAAAAGAGGTGAGAACGTTACTCTACATCTATCTTACGAAAAAGCGCGATCATGTAAAACGAGCTATCAGGAGATCCTATTTATACATTGATATTATAAAAAATGAATTCGATAAATACCCTAGCATACCAAAAGATATAATGCTTCTTCCTCTTTTAGAGAGTGGTTTCAATCCCTACGCAATATCCAGAAGCAGGGCAGTAGGTCTGTGGCAATTTATCAGACCTACATCAAGAAGACTCGGGTTGAAAAACGATAAGTGGATAGATGAACGTAGGGATATTGTAAAGTCAACCAATGCAGCTATTCGCCATCTTAGAAATCTATATTGGATTTTCGATTCTTGGGAACTCTCTCTGGCAGCATATAACGGTGGAGGAGGTCGTGTTAGGAGGGCTATTAACAAAACTGGCATCAATGATTTCTGGAAACTCAAGAAAACTAATACACTTAAAACAGAAACAAAGGAATATGTATCCCGTTACGCAGCGTTAATGCTGATATATAAAAACCAGAAACTCTTTGGTATCCATGAAGAGATGAAAGACATTGAAAAGTTTGATACGGAAAGTATTGTTCTTAAATATCCTGTCAATATGCGACATGTGTCAAAGATTACAGGTGTGCCTCTTGCCACTATTAGAAAATTAAATCCAGAACTAATTCGAAATGCCATCCCCCCATATTACAGAGAATATAGCTTCAGGGTGCCAACAAAGACACTGTAA
- a CDS encoding response regulator — protein MKDIRKTKKQLIDEVEVLRKQLAELKISGSKTNQKGSRLYQDDRLYRLLADNVSDVIWTTDINLRITYTSPSIMNLTGYWVDEIIGHGVDKILTEESLSTALKALEDALSLEYNRKKDASSSRVLKLKMIHKNGSTISAEVLVTFLRNSDDSPVGIIGVTRDITKRIQIEEEKKQLESKLYRAEKMEAISILAGGVAHDLNNVLSGIISYPKLLLMDMAEDDPLREDITIIQQSGQKAAAIVQDMLILSRRGIHITDVVNLNSIINTYLLSPEHAKLIEYHPNVHFEVDIEPDLFNILGSPTHISKIVMNLASNAAEALPNGGIVVLSTRHQYIDIPLKGYENVEKGDYVLFQVSDNGVGISDSDLERIFEPFYTKKVMGRSGTGLGVAVVWAIVKDHKGYIDIQSQVGEGTTFYIYFPITKEESINDESDTSNKDEVESGTILVVDDVSEQRKIVCKMLSRLGYSVASVSKGEDAIEYIREMPVDLLFLDMIMDPGIDGLDTYKKILKLYPKQKAIITSGYYKTDRVKEAEKLGAGVFIGKPFIIEKIRAAIRRELKK, from the coding sequence ATGAAGGATATTAGAAAAACGAAAAAGCAGTTGATTGATGAAGTAGAGGTGCTGAGGAAACAACTCGCTGAACTAAAGATATCGGGAAGCAAGACTAACCAGAAAGGAAGTAGGTTATATCAAGATGATAGATTATACCGTCTGCTTGCGGATAACGTTTCAGATGTAATCTGGACAACAGATATAAATCTTCGCATAACATATACTAGCCCTTCTATTATGAATTTAACAGGTTATTGGGTTGATGAGATCATAGGGCATGGTGTTGATAAGATATTGACAGAGGAATCACTATCAACTGCATTAAAAGCATTAGAAGATGCATTGTCTTTAGAATATAATAGAAAAAAGGATGCATCAAGTTCGCGAGTATTAAAACTTAAGATGATTCATAAAAATGGATCAACAATCTCTGCAGAAGTCTTAGTTACATTTTTACGTAACTCTGATGATAGTCCTGTTGGTATAATTGGAGTAACCCGCGATATAACAAAGCGCATACAGATAGAGGAAGAGAAGAAGCAATTGGAATCAAAACTTTATCGTGCTGAAAAAATGGAAGCCATCAGTATTCTTGCCGGAGGTGTCGCTCATGATCTCAACAATGTATTAAGTGGAATAATTAGTTATCCTAAATTATTACTAATGGATATGGCAGAGGATGATCCACTAAGGGAGGATATTACTATCATCCAGCAATCTGGACAAAAAGCAGCTGCAATTGTGCAGGATATGTTAATATTATCAAGAAGGGGGATCCATATTACAGATGTTGTGAATTTAAATAGCATTATCAATACATACCTTCTAAGTCCAGAGCATGCAAAGCTAATTGAATATCACCCAAATGTTCATTTTGAAGTAGATATTGAACCAGATCTGTTTAATATTCTTGGTTCTCCTACACATATATCAAAAATTGTTATGAATTTAGCCTCAAATGCTGCTGAGGCGTTACCAAATGGAGGGATAGTAGTTTTATCTACAAGGCATCAATACATTGATATACCTTTAAAGGGTTACGAAAACGTAGAGAAAGGGGATTATGTTCTTTTCCAAGTTTCGGACAATGGCGTAGGTATCTCTGATAGCGATTTAGAAAGAATATTTGAGCCCTTTTATACAAAAAAGGTAATGGGTAGAAGCGGTACAGGTTTAGGTGTAGCAGTAGTGTGGGCAATTGTTAAGGATCATAAAGGATATATTGATATTCAAAGCCAAGTAGGAGAAGGCACAACTTTTTATATCTATTTTCCCATTACAAAGGAAGAATCAATCAATGACGAATCCGATACATCCAATAAGGATGAGGTCGAAAGTGGGACAATATTAGTAGTTGATGATGTTAGTGAACAGAGAAAAATTGTATGTAAAATGCTCTCCAGACTGGGGTACTCTGTTGCAAGCGTTTCAAAGGGTGAAGATGCTATAGAATATATAAGGGAAATGCCAGTTGATTTGTTGTTTTTAGATATGATAATGGATCCAGGAATAGATGGCCTTGATACATATAAAAAAATACTTAAACTGTATCCTAAACAAAAAGCAATAATAACTAGCGGATATTATAAAACTGATCGGGTAAAAGAGGCAGAAAAATTGGGAGCAGGGGTGTTTATTGGGAAGCCATTTATTATAGAAAAAATTAGGGCAGCCATAAGAAGGGAGTTAAAAAAATAA
- the dctP gene encoding TRAP transporter substrate-binding protein DctP, which produces MKSFLYLFRVIVLCISCSVTTLGFAEQIKLKLGTLGPKETIGGLILDDFFKPFYSEAAKNLGHTLKLLVYYGGVMGDDLQMLQKARMGQLDVVGSSINGTPSIAKGIEVAGMAYLIETLGQFDFVMRRLKEFTDLYYEKNWICLSMLTEGRHDLYMREPYLTIKKLRAMKGGNYTGGPDDTFFKALGIPQVNFQPPEYFTRAKAGLLDSVISPSIFNAGAQIYTALTYIMEPTIRFGCAAMVLTKERWSKLPWDFKTFLVGSHPFFYYVFSGFMRDADDAFLKAMCDYGSKIVVVKPDELKSIKELVYKYREEYLGTDKEKRKYYNKILKAVKEYKSGNPIEKRIYERDPTYKNFKKTLLTIERALKAYRDSGSKAEILALEKRNIIEKWRLYDWIVACEKYIKSGNPKQLRNWMNSFFVRAIVDELFTKHMDCVKKLYGSHAALKLRINEYLKLIESKRYKGFHKGV; this is translated from the coding sequence ATGAAAAGTTTTTTATACCTGTTTCGAGTTATTGTCTTATGTATCTCATGTTCAGTGACAACATTGGGATTTGCGGAACAGATAAAGCTAAAGCTAGGAACACTTGGTCCAAAGGAAACAATCGGGGGATTGATACTTGATGATTTTTTTAAACCTTTTTATTCTGAAGCAGCCAAGAATTTAGGTCATACGTTAAAACTGCTCGTTTACTATGGGGGCGTAATGGGAGATGACTTGCAAATGCTTCAGAAAGCAAGAATGGGTCAATTAGATGTTGTTGGGAGTTCAATAAATGGCACTCCGTCAATTGCAAAGGGTATAGAGGTTGCTGGAATGGCATATCTTATTGAGACCTTAGGGCAGTTTGATTTTGTGATGAGAAGGTTGAAAGAATTTACTGATTTATATTATGAAAAGAACTGGATTTGCTTATCCATGTTAACAGAAGGTAGACATGATCTTTATATGAGAGAACCCTATCTGACAATAAAAAAATTAAGGGCTATGAAGGGGGGGAACTATACTGGTGGGCCTGATGATACATTTTTTAAGGCGCTTGGGATTCCACAAGTAAACTTTCAACCCCCTGAATATTTTACACGAGCAAAAGCCGGATTGCTTGATTCTGTAATCTCACCATCAATCTTCAATGCAGGCGCTCAGATATATACTGCACTAACCTATATAATGGAACCAACGATCAGATTTGGCTGCGCTGCTATGGTTTTAACAAAGGAGAGATGGTCGAAGCTTCCATGGGATTTTAAAACCTTTCTCGTTGGATCACATCCTTTCTTCTATTATGTTTTTAGCGGTTTTATGCGCGATGCAGATGACGCCTTTCTCAAGGCCATGTGTGATTATGGAAGCAAGATTGTTGTTGTTAAACCCGATGAATTGAAAAGTATAAAGGAGTTAGTATACAAATATCGAGAAGAATATCTGGGCACTGATAAGGAAAAGAGAAAATACTATAATAAAATATTAAAGGCTGTGAAGGAATATAAATCAGGCAATCCAATTGAGAAACGAATCTATGAAAGAGATCCAACCTACAAAAATTTTAAGAAGACTTTATTGACAATTGAGAGGGCTCTTAAGGCTTACCGCGACAGTGGTTCAAAAGCTGAGATACTGGCGCTTGAAAAGAGGAATATAATTGAAAAGTGGAGATTATACGATTGGATAGTTGCATGTGAAAAATATATCAAAAGTGGCAATCCTAAGCAGTTAAGAAATTGGATGAACTCATTCTTTGTTAGGGCAATTGTGGATGAGTTGTTCACAAAACATATGGATTGTGTGAAGAAGCTATATGGTTCACATGCAGCCTTAAAATTGAGGATTAATGAGTATTTAAAACTGATCGAATCGAAGAGATACAAGGGATTTCATAAGGGAGTATGA
- a CDS encoding TRAP transporter small permease, with product MMIEEGNRMHNNTESDHEVNFDTFERLPGWKGRLQLINERIMTIERMALYICLFVMCLGAFLEWFLRVFFTIGFAWMGELTMYAMLWAGFLGAVLATSRLEHFRIDLVRLIKDKNRIITRVFRIASYLTALILCIVFAYASLQYINTLIQNDLRSSYGYAIWPFFIIVLYFYIASGVRFLFTALMKLL from the coding sequence ATGATGATAGAAGAGGGTAATAGAATGCACAATAATACAGAGAGTGATCATGAAGTGAATTTTGACACCTTCGAAAGGCTTCCAGGATGGAAGGGAAGGTTGCAGCTTATAAACGAAAGGATTATGACAATAGAGAGAATGGCCCTCTACATATGCTTATTCGTAATGTGTTTAGGAGCTTTTTTGGAATGGTTTCTGAGGGTATTCTTTACAATTGGATTTGCCTGGATGGGGGAGCTTACCATGTATGCCATGTTATGGGCTGGTTTTCTAGGAGCTGTGCTTGCGACTTCGCGTCTTGAGCATTTTCGCATAGATTTAGTTCGCTTAATAAAGGACAAGAACAGGATTATAACAAGGGTTTTTAGGATAGCGTCATACTTGACTGCGTTGATCCTATGTATTGTGTTTGCATATGCCTCATTACAATATATTAACACTCTAATTCAGAATGATTTGAGATCGTCATATGGTTATGCGATTTGGCCATTTTTTATCATAGTGCTATATTTCTATATCGCTAGCGGGGTCAGGTTTTTATTTACAGCCCTAATGAAATTATTATAA
- a CDS encoding TRAP transporter large permease subunit, with protein MIAFITIIILLTAFIGTPLFATLGLLPSVFFHYVADVPLQAMITQVSTMIKAPGLIALPLFTFMGYILTYSKTSQRIADFADNWLGWLPGGLAITTIISYTAFSAISGGSAIAVMALGGIYYAALLKAGYNTKFSLGICTVFGGGGMLFPPSLPVIILGFIAYISIDTLFVAAFIPGIIVVSIFLVYCIINAIMGRVESTPFSYQKAMKSLKDISFEIPLPFLIIGGIFTGWMSIVEVAIITLIYVIITQCLLRREVNLVDFKRAALNSMLLFGAIFAVMTSALTLSNFLIDNYIPQRALEFIQGFISSRIVFLLFLNIILLITGCLMDIFSAILVMVPLLLPVAKGYDIAPLHFAVIFLWNLEIGYSTPPIGFNLFVGSFRFRKPLETLWRAAIPGLIAQIIGLVVITYWPDLTLWLPRFLGMTKELIKFTI; from the coding sequence GTGATTGCTTTTATTACTATTATTATTCTACTTACTGCTTTTATTGGCACTCCACTATTCGCCACACTGGGCTTGTTGCCGTCAGTATTTTTCCACTATGTTGCTGATGTCCCTCTTCAGGCAATGATAACCCAGGTGTCAACCATGATAAAAGCGCCTGGCTTAATCGCTTTGCCGCTTTTTACATTTATGGGTTACATATTAACCTATAGCAAAACATCTCAGAGAATAGCAGATTTTGCTGATAATTGGTTGGGATGGCTACCTGGTGGATTAGCGATAACAACGATTATATCCTACACAGCATTTAGCGCTATCAGTGGTGGCTCAGCCATAGCTGTGATGGCGCTTGGTGGAATATACTACGCTGCTTTGTTAAAAGCTGGATATAATACTAAATTTTCCCTGGGCATCTGCACAGTCTTTGGGGGTGGAGGCATGCTTTTCCCTCCCAGTCTACCCGTTATTATTCTTGGATTTATAGCCTATATATCAATAGATACTCTTTTTGTAGCAGCCTTTATACCAGGAATAATAGTTGTGAGTATCTTTCTCGTGTATTGCATAATAAATGCTATTATGGGGAGAGTAGAATCAACGCCCTTTTCATACCAAAAGGCCATGAAATCATTAAAGGATATAAGTTTTGAAATTCCCTTACCCTTTTTGATTATTGGCGGTATATTTACTGGTTGGATGTCTATTGTAGAAGTGGCCATAATTACCCTCATTTATGTTATCATAACACAATGTTTATTGCGTAGAGAAGTCAATCTTGTAGATTTTAAGAGAGCAGCATTGAATAGTATGCTGCTTTTCGGTGCCATTTTTGCAGTAATGACATCAGCGCTTACGCTTTCTAACTTCTTAATTGACAATTATATACCACAAAGGGCCTTAGAATTTATACAAGGATTTATTTCAAGCCGCATTGTTTTTCTTTTGTTTTTAAATATCATATTACTCATTACCGGTTGCCTTATGGATATATTCAGCGCAATATTGGTGATGGTTCCACTACTACTTCCAGTGGCTAAAGGATATGATATTGCTCCCCTTCACTTTGCAGTTATCTTTTTATGGAATCTGGAGATAGGATATAGCACACCGCCAATTGGTTTCAATCTATTTGTTGGTTCTTTCAGATTCCGAAAACCCCTCGAGACCTTATGGAGAGCTGCAATTCCAGGCCTTAT